From a region of the Helianthus annuus cultivar XRQ/B chromosome 5, HanXRQr2.0-SUNRISE, whole genome shotgun sequence genome:
- the LOC118492074 gene encoding ATP-dependent Clp protease proteolytic subunit-like: protein MGAGHARSRYLNRKEGDAEGRASDWSEVVTSEISNQLIGLMIYLSIEDDTQDLYLFINSPGGWVIPGVALYDTMQFVQPDVHTICMGSAASMGSFILVCVSTGSVPGSTLKKRNLCSPQPFRVKKMSKRLYLYFLSIRTARSEV from the exons ATGGGAGCTGGCCATGCCCGAAGTCGTTACCTTAACCGCAAGGAGGGGGATGCCGAAGGCAGGGCTAGTGACTGGAGTGAAGTCGTAACAAG TGAGATCTCAAATCAACTGATTGGTCTTATGATATATCTCAGTATCGAGGATGATACCCAAGATCTGTATTTGTTTATAAACTCTCCTGGCGGATGGGTAATACCGGGAGTGGCTCTTTATGATACTATGCAATTTGTGCAACCAGATGTACATACAATATGCATGGGATCAGCCGCTTCAATGGGATCTTTTATCCTGGTCTGCGTCTCCACTGGATCTGTTCCCGGAAGTACCCTCAAAAAAAGGAACCTTTGCTCTCCTCAGCCATTTCGGGTTAAGAAGATGTCAAAGCGCCTTTATCTCTACTTTCTCTCTATAAGAACGGCGCGTTCCGAGgtgtga